The Methylomonas sp. UP202 DNA window CCGGCAGTTGTTGCACGGGATTGTCGCTATAGGGCATCGCGTCCGGGTTGACCAAGTGGCGGTAGGCCAGCAATTCGAACGAGAACACGTCGATTTTTTCTTTGGATTTTTTGCCTTCGCGGATCACGTTGCGCGAATAGTGGTGGGCAAAGCTGGGTTCGATGCCGTTGCTGGCGTTGTTGGCCAGAGATAGCGAGATGGTGCCAGTCGGCGCGATCGAACTGTGATGGGTAAAGCGGCAGCCGGTTTCGGCCAGTTGCGCCACCAGTTCCGGCTCGACTTGCGCCAGCTTTTGCATGTAGCGGCTGTATTTGGCATGCAACACCTTGCCGGGCACCTGGTCGCCGAGCTTGTAGCCGTCGGCCAGCATTTCAGGGCGTTTGTGCAGCATTTCGCCGCTAACGGCGAACAACTGCTCCATGATCGGCGCCGGGCCTTTTTCCTTCGCCAGTTCCAGTCCGGTTTTCCAGCCCTCCACGGCCATGACTTTGGTGACTTCCTCGGTGAAGTCCAGCGACTCGGTGTTGCCGTATTTCAGGCCCAGCATCGTGATTGTCGACCCCAGACCGAGATAGCCCATGCCGTGGCGGCGCTTGCCGGTGATTTCGTCGCGCTGTTTTTGTAGCGGCAGGCCGTTGATCTCGACGACGTTGTCCAACATGCGGGTAAAGATGCGCACGGTCTTGCGGTAGTCGTCCCAATTGAAGCGGGCTTGCTCGGTGAACGGCTGCTCGACGAAGCGGGTCAGGTTGATCGAGCCCAACAGGCAGGAGCCGTAAGGCGGTAGCGGTTGTTCCCCGCAGGGGTTGGTGGCGCGGATGTGCTCGCAGAACCAGTTGTTGTTCATCTCGTTGACCTTGTCGATCAGGATGAAGCCGGGCTCGGCGTAATCGTAGGTCGAGGACATGATGATGTCCCAAAGGCGCCGGGCCGGCATCACTTTGCTGATCCGGCAGGCCACCAGACCGGCCTCGTTGACCACGTAACCTTTCTTATTGGGCAAATCGCGCCAGATCACTTTGGCGCCATCGTTCAAATCCAACTGGTCGGCGATCTGTTCGCGCTCGGTAATCGGGAAAGACAGCGACCACGGGCCGTTGTTTTTGACCGCTTCGACGAATTCGCTGGTAATCAATAACGACAGGTTGAACTGACGCAGCCGGCCGTCCTCGCGCTTGGCGCGGATGAAATCGACCACGTCCGGATGGGCGACATCGAAAGTCGCCATTTGCGCGCCGCGCCGGCCACCGGCCGACGATACCGTGAAACACATCTTGTCGTAGATGTCCATGAACGACAGCGGGCCGGAAGTATAGGCGCCGGCGCCGGACACGTAGGCGTCGCGCGGCCGCAAGGTCGAGAATTCGTAACCGATGCCGCAGCCGGCTTTCAGGGTCAAACCGGCTTCGTGGACCTTATGCAGAATGTCGTCCATCGAATCTTCGATGATGCCGGACACGGTGCAATTGATGGTCGAGGTAGCGGGCTTGTGCTCCAACGCGCCGGCATTCGACACAATCCGCCCGGCCGGAATCGCGCCCTGGCGCAAGGCCCACAGGAATTCCTTGTAATGCTGTTCGCGCAAGGCCTTGGTTTTTTCGACGTCGGCCAACGCGCGGGCGACCCGTTTGTATGTGTCGTCGATACTGGCGTCGATGGCCTTGCCGTCCTTGGTCTTCAACCGATATTTGCTGTCCCAGATGTCCAGGGAAGCGCTTTGCAGCGGAATATCGGTATCGGTGGACGGTACAACGGAAAGTTTTGCGGTCATGCGCGGATTCCCTTTTGGTCTGATGGTTACTGGACGAACCCGCTCGTCGGAGCGAGTTTCACAAGCCGACAAACGCGCCGCCGCGAACCGATAGTGTCCGAACCGGCGAACTCGGCGACGTTTGTGCTTGTAAGATATTGATGTTTATTACGAATTAAAGCGAAGACACTGTGCGGGCTTTCGCCACTGCATGTAGTGCCATTGGAAAAATGTTAGCACAATATATTGTGATACCGGCAGAACTTTTTACGCTACGCCCGAGGAAAAACGCGCAGCCTTTTCAGTTCAAAGAGTTAGCGCGCGCAGTTGAAACCGAATCGATTTCCCGGTTAGCCGGCAGGGTTAAGAAAGGTTTAATGGTAGCGACTAAAATGGGCCCGCCGGCTTGAAGCAAGCCGGCGCCCGGCCGATAGGCCGAGCTCACTCAACTCACGAGGAAAACCACCGATGAACAACATCGCCAAGATTGTTAGCACGACCGCCCTGTTGGCGGCGATCGGGTTCTGCCAACCGGGCGTGGCCGGCACGCCACGCTTCGATCAGCGCCAAATCGATCAAGAACGTCGTATCGAACAAGGCGAAGCCTCCGGCGCGCTGACCACCCGCGAAGCCAATCGTCTAGAACATCAACAAACCCGTATCGAACGCCAGGAAGCCAATGCCAAGGCCGACGGCG harbors:
- a CDS encoding adenosylcobalamin-dependent ribonucleoside-diphosphate reductase; the protein is MTAKLSVVPSTDTDIPLQSASLDIWDSKYRLKTKDGKAIDASIDDTYKRVARALADVEKTKALREQHYKEFLWALRQGAIPAGRIVSNAGALEHKPATSTINCTVSGIIEDSMDDILHKVHEAGLTLKAGCGIGYEFSTLRPRDAYVSGAGAYTSGPLSFMDIYDKMCFTVSSAGGRRGAQMATFDVAHPDVVDFIRAKREDGRLRQFNLSLLITSEFVEAVKNNGPWSLSFPITEREQIADQLDLNDGAKVIWRDLPNKKGYVVNEAGLVACRISKVMPARRLWDIIMSSTYDYAEPGFILIDKVNEMNNNWFCEHIRATNPCGEQPLPPYGSCLLGSINLTRFVEQPFTEQARFNWDDYRKTVRIFTRMLDNVVEINGLPLQKQRDEITGKRRHGMGYLGLGSTITMLGLKYGNTESLDFTEEVTKVMAVEGWKTGLELAKEKGPAPIMEQLFAVSGEMLHKRPEMLADGYKLGDQVPGKVLHAKYSRYMQKLAQVEPELVAQLAETGCRFTHHSSIAPTGTISLSLANNASNGIEPSFAHHYSRNVIREGKKSKEKIDVFSFELLAYRHLVNPDAMPYSDNPVQQLPDYFIAADDISPKQHVDIQAAAQRWIDSSISKTANVPTDYPYEDFKSIYEYAYEQGLKGCTTFRFNPEVFQGVLVKESDLENTTYQFTLEDGHVVEFKGNEEVEYDGEIHTAANLFDALKEGYYGKF